A single Pseudomonas sp. HN11 DNA region contains:
- a CDS encoding ParA family protein, translating to MRVWAVANQKGGVGKTTTSIALAGLLAEAGKRVVVVDLDPHGSMTSYFGYDPDALEHSNYDLFLHKGSVPADLPGQLLLPTSNGSISLLPSSTALATLERQSPGQSGLGLVIAKTLAQLWQDFDYAIIDSPPLLGVLMVNALAASQQLVIPVQTEHLAVKGLERMVSTLAMINRSRKQALPYSIVPTLFDRRTQASLGTLRVLRDAYPDTIWNGYIPVDTRLRDASRAGLAPSQFDPKSRGVLAYRALLKHLLSQQLVAQVA from the coding sequence ATGAGAGTCTGGGCAGTTGCCAATCAAAAAGGTGGAGTCGGCAAGACCACCACCTCCATCGCCTTAGCCGGCTTGCTGGCCGAGGCGGGCAAGCGCGTGGTCGTGGTTGACCTGGACCCTCACGGCTCCATGACCAGCTATTTCGGCTACGACCCGGACGCGCTGGAACACAGCAACTACGACCTGTTCCTGCACAAGGGCAGCGTGCCTGCCGATTTGCCGGGGCAATTGCTGCTACCCACCAGCAACGGGAGCATTTCCCTGCTGCCCTCCAGCACCGCCCTGGCCACCCTTGAGCGCCAGTCGCCGGGGCAGAGCGGCCTGGGCCTGGTGATCGCCAAGACCCTGGCGCAACTGTGGCAGGACTTCGACTACGCAATCATCGACAGCCCGCCGTTGCTGGGTGTGTTGATGGTCAACGCCTTGGCGGCCAGCCAGCAGTTGGTGATCCCGGTGCAGACCGAACACCTGGCGGTCAAGGGCTTGGAGCGCATGGTCAGCACCCTGGCGATGATCAACCGTTCACGCAAACAGGCGCTGCCGTACAGCATTGTGCCGACCTTGTTCGATCGCCGCACCCAGGCCTCTCTCGGCACCCTGCGCGTGTTGCGCGATGCGTACCCGGACACCATCTGGAACGGCTACATCCCGGTGGATACGCGCCTGCGTGACGCCAGCCGCGCCGGCCTCGCACCGTCGCAGTTCGATCCGAAAAGCCGTGGCGTACTGGCCTATCGCGCGCTGCTCAAGCACCTGCTGTCGCAGCAGCTTGTGGCGCAGGTGGCGTGA
- a CDS encoding flagellar motor protein translates to MDVLSLIGIIMAFVAIIGGNYLEGGHLGALANGPAALIVIGGTVGAALLQSPMSSFKRAMQILIWIIFPPRVDLPGGIDRVVNWSLTARKEGLLGLEGVADAEPDSYARKGLQLLVDGAEPEAIRSILEVDFYTQESRDINAAKVYESMGGYAPTIGIIGAVMGLIHVMGNLADPSQLGSGIAVAFVATIYGVASANLVLLPVASKLKSIAMRQSRYREMLLEGILSIAEGENPRSIELKLQGFMD, encoded by the coding sequence ATGGATGTCTTGAGCCTGATCGGCATCATCATGGCGTTTGTCGCGATCATCGGCGGCAACTACCTTGAAGGCGGTCACCTTGGCGCTTTAGCCAACGGCCCGGCGGCGCTGATCGTGATCGGCGGCACCGTGGGCGCGGCGTTGTTGCAGTCGCCCATGAGCTCGTTCAAGCGTGCCATGCAGATTCTGATATGGATCATTTTCCCGCCGCGCGTGGACTTGCCCGGTGGCATCGACCGCGTGGTCAACTGGAGCCTCACCGCGCGCAAGGAAGGCCTGCTGGGCCTGGAGGGCGTGGCCGATGCCGAGCCCGACAGCTACGCGCGCAAAGGCCTGCAATTGCTGGTGGATGGCGCCGAACCGGAAGCGATCCGCAGCATCCTGGAAGTGGATTTCTACACCCAGGAAAGCCGCGACATCAACGCCGCGAAAGTCTACGAAAGCATGGGCGGCTACGCGCCGACCATCGGCATCATCGGCGCGGTGATGGGCCTGATCCACGTGATGGGCAACCTGGCCGACCCTTCGCAACTGGGCAGCGGCATTGCCGTGGCATTCGTCGCCACTATCTATGGTGTGGCCAGTGCCAACCTGGTGCTGCTGCCGGTGGCCAGCAAACTCAAGTCGATCGCCATGCGCCAGTCGCGTTATCGCGAGATGCTGCTTGAAGGTATCCTGTCGATTGCCGAGGGTGAGAACCCGCGTTCCATCGAATTGAAGCTCCAGGGCTTCATGGATTGA
- a CDS encoding chemotaxis protein CheW, producing MNKSASAQGLDDPILQWVTFKLDNESYGINVMRVQEVLRYTEIAPVPGAPSYVLGIINLRGNVVTVIDTRQRFGLVPTEVNDNTRIVIIEADKQVVGIMVDSVAEVVYLRQSEVETAPNVGNEESAKFIQGVCNKNGELLILVELDKMMSEEEWSELESI from the coding sequence ATGAACAAGTCAGCGTCCGCACAAGGTTTGGATGATCCGATCCTGCAATGGGTGACCTTCAAACTGGACAACGAGTCCTACGGTATTAACGTGATGCGCGTGCAGGAAGTGCTGCGCTACACCGAGATCGCGCCGGTGCCGGGTGCGCCGAGCTACGTGCTGGGCATCATCAACCTGCGCGGCAACGTGGTGACAGTGATCGACACCCGCCAGCGTTTCGGCCTGGTGCCCACTGAAGTCAACGACAATACGCGTATCGTCATCATCGAGGCCGACAAGCAAGTGGTCGGGATCATGGTCGACAGCGTGGCCGAGGTGGTTTACCTGCGCCAATCGGAAGTGGAAACCGCGCCGAACGTGGGCAACGAAGAATCCGCCAAGTTCATCCAGGGCGTGTGCAACAAGAACGGCGAACTGCTGATTCTGGTTGAGCTGGACAAGATGATGAGCGAAGAAGAATGGTCGGAACTGGAGAGCATCTGA
- the motD gene encoding flagellar motor protein MotD has product MSRRRREPEEHVNHERWLVSYADFITLLFAFFVVMYSISSINEGKYKVISQALIGVFNDADRALKPIPIGEERPKTVTPAKPLVNDSDETATGVGGTSDPLKSIADDISAAFGDLISSNQMTVRGNELWVEIELNSSLLFASADAMPSDQAFTIIDKVAAILKPFENPIHVEGFTDNFPISTAQYPTNWELSSARAASIVRMLAMQGVNPGRLASVGYGEFQPVANNATVEGRAKNRRVVLVVSRNLDVRRSLTGTGTANATPDAALKRAGTQTAPALVKPPVRQSAVNSPSPAQ; this is encoded by the coding sequence GTGAGCCGTCGCCGTCGCGAGCCTGAAGAACACGTCAACCATGAGCGCTGGCTGGTGTCCTATGCGGACTTCATCACTTTGCTGTTCGCGTTTTTCGTGGTGATGTACTCCATCTCGTCGATCAACGAAGGCAAGTACAAAGTCATTTCCCAGGCGCTGATTGGCGTGTTCAACGACGCCGACCGCGCCCTCAAGCCTATTCCTATCGGTGAAGAGCGGCCCAAGACCGTGACGCCCGCCAAACCGCTGGTCAACGACAGCGATGAAACCGCCACTGGCGTCGGTGGCACCAGTGATCCGCTCAAAAGCATTGCCGATGACATCAGCGCGGCGTTTGGCGACCTGATCAGCTCCAACCAGATGACCGTGCGTGGCAACGAGTTGTGGGTGGAGATCGAACTCAATTCCAGCCTGCTGTTTGCCAGCGCCGATGCGATGCCCAGCGATCAGGCATTTACCATCATCGACAAGGTGGCGGCGATCCTCAAACCGTTCGAGAATCCCATCCATGTCGAAGGCTTCACCGACAACTTCCCGATCAGCACCGCGCAGTACCCGACCAACTGGGAACTGTCGTCGGCGCGTGCCGCGAGCATCGTGCGCATGCTCGCCATGCAGGGCGTGAACCCTGGGCGCCTGGCGTCGGTGGGGTATGGCGAGTTCCAGCCAGTGGCCAATAACGCCACGGTAGAGGGCCGCGCGAAGAACCGCCGTGTGGTGTTGGTGGTGTCGCGCAACCTGGATGTGCGCCGCAGCCTGACCGGCACCGGCACCGCCAATGCAACACCGGATGCAGCCTTGAAGCGGGCTGGCACACAAACTGCACCGGCCCTTGTAAAACCGCCGGTTCGACAGAGTGCCGTCAATTCTCCGTCGCCGGCTCAATAA
- a CDS encoding protein phosphatase CheZ, whose amino-acid sequence MEHKETSQGDFESTLKKHAHQLVDSLEKGQFGDAVQLIHELNQTRDRGLYQEVGKLTRELHSAIVNFQIDPHMPQAEEISQITDATERLSYVVRLTEAAANRTMDLVENATPLVNGMANEAQALSNDWGRFMRREVGAEEFRELARRVEGFLSRSEQENRTVSSNLNDILLAQDYQDLTGQVIKRVTQLVTEVESNLLKLVLMAGQVDRFAGIEHDREAILSEKDPQKHLAKGEGPQIHADKREDVVSGQDDVDDLLSSLGF is encoded by the coding sequence ATGGAGCATAAAGAAACGTCACAGGGAGACTTTGAGTCGACCCTGAAAAAGCATGCTCACCAGTTGGTCGACAGCCTTGAAAAAGGCCAGTTCGGCGACGCGGTGCAGTTGATCCATGAGCTCAACCAGACCCGTGACCGCGGCCTGTATCAGGAAGTGGGCAAGCTCACACGCGAGCTGCACAGTGCGATCGTCAATTTCCAGATTGACCCACATATGCCCCAGGCCGAAGAAATTTCGCAAATCACCGACGCCACCGAACGCCTGTCCTATGTGGTCAGGCTGACTGAGGCGGCGGCCAACCGCACCATGGACCTGGTGGAAAACGCCACGCCCCTGGTCAACGGTATGGCCAACGAAGCCCAGGCCCTGAGCAACGACTGGGGGCGTTTCATGCGCCGCGAAGTGGGCGCTGAAGAGTTTCGTGAATTGGCGCGTCGGGTCGAAGGGTTCTTGTCACGCAGCGAGCAGGAAAACCGTACGGTTTCCAGCAACCTCAACGACATTCTGCTCGCCCAGGATTACCAGGACCTCACCGGCCAGGTGATCAAGCGTGTGACCCAGTTGGTCACCGAAGTGGAAAGCAACTTGCTCAAATTGGTGCTTATGGCAGGCCAGGTAGACCGTTTTGCCGGTATCGAACATGACCGCGAAGCGATCCTCTCGGAAAAAGATCCACAAAAACATCTCGCCAAGGGTGAAGGTCCGCAGATTCATGCCGATAAACGTGAAGACGTTGTATCGGGTCAAGATGATGTCGATGACCTGTTATCCAGTTTAGGCTTCTAA
- a CDS encoding protein-glutamate methylesterase/protein-glutamine glutaminase: MAVKVLVVDDSGFFRRRVSEILSADPTIQVVGTATNGKEAIDQAIALKPDVITMDYEMPMMDGITAVRHIMQRCPTPVLMFSSLTHEGARVTLDALDAGAVDFLPKNFEDISRNPEKVKQMLCEKVHSISRSNRRSLFSAPAPTPAPVAAPAAPTSSFTRPAPAPVARPAVAPVRAPAPAAGHSPAPKRKAYKLVAIGTSTGGPVALQRVLTQLPANFPAPIVLIQHMPAAFTKAFAERLDKLCRISVKEAEDGDILRPGLALLAPGGKQMMVDGRGAIKILPGDERLNYKPCVDITFGSAAKSYGDKVLAVVLTGMGADGREGARLLKQGGSAIWAQDEASCVIYGMPMAIVKADLADAVYSLDDIGKHLVEACL, translated from the coding sequence ATGGCAGTCAAGGTCCTGGTGGTGGATGATTCGGGTTTCTTCCGTCGCCGCGTCTCGGAAATTCTTTCCGCCGATCCAACGATCCAGGTGGTCGGTACGGCCACCAACGGCAAAGAGGCGATTGATCAAGCCATTGCGTTGAAACCGGACGTGATCACCATGGACTACGAGATGCCGATGATGGATGGCATCACGGCAGTTCGGCACATCATGCAACGCTGCCCGACCCCGGTGTTGATGTTCTCCTCGCTCACGCATGAAGGCGCCCGGGTCACCCTGGATGCGCTGGACGCTGGCGCGGTGGACTTCCTGCCGAAGAATTTCGAAGACATCTCGCGCAACCCCGAGAAGGTCAAGCAGATGCTGTGCGAGAAGGTGCACAGCATCTCGCGCAGTAACCGTCGCAGCCTGTTCAGCGCACCAGCGCCGACGCCTGCACCGGTTGCAGCGCCAGCTGCGCCAACTTCATCGTTTACTCGCCCAGCGCCTGCGCCGGTTGCACGGCCTGCCGTAGCGCCGGTTCGCGCGCCTGCACCGGCTGCCGGTCATTCGCCTGCGCCGAAGCGCAAGGCCTACAAGTTGGTCGCCATCGGCACGTCCACGGGCGGCCCAGTGGCCCTGCAACGTGTGTTGACCCAACTGCCGGCCAACTTCCCGGCACCGATCGTCCTGATCCAGCACATGCCTGCCGCGTTCACCAAGGCCTTCGCCGAGCGCCTGGACAAGCTGTGCCGCATCAGCGTCAAGGAGGCCGAAGATGGCGACATCTTGCGTCCTGGCCTGGCGCTGCTGGCGCCGGGCGGCAAGCAAATGATGGTGGATGGTCGTGGCGCGATCAAAATCCTGCCGGGTGATGAGCGCCTGAACTACAAGCCGTGCGTAGACATCACCTTCGGTTCGGCCGCCAAGTCCTACGGCGACAAAGTTCTGGCGGTGGTCCTCACCGGCATGGGCGCCGATGGCCGTGAAGGCGCGCGTCTGCTCAAGCAGGGCGGCAGCGCCATCTGGGCCCAGGACGAAGCCAGCTGTGTGATCTATGGCATGCCCATGGCCATCGTCAAGGCGGACCTGGCCGACGCCGTCTACAGCCTGGACGACATTGGCAAGCACCTGGTGGAGGCCTGCCTCTGA
- a CDS encoding CheW domain-containing protein, producing MNRPVELKTRPQLALESYLDALLQDATAEELSEPILVLEPAVEPEVALDEFQLAVLEEQARDAQVVVPITPVVAAPAPVVVEPVVEVHLPPSTTPPPVTGDDRPSWAAEPFECLLFDVAGLTLAVPLVCLGSIYSLEGQELTPLFGQPEWFLGILPSQAGNLKVLDTARWVMPDRYRDDFRQGLQYVISVQGYEWGLAVHQVSRSLRLDPNEIKWRSHRGQRPWLAGTVIEHMCALLDVAELAELIASGAVKTMPVTKRS from the coding sequence ATGAACCGTCCTGTCGAACTCAAGACCCGGCCGCAACTGGCACTGGAATCCTACCTGGATGCCCTGCTGCAAGATGCGACCGCCGAAGAACTGTCGGAACCGATCCTGGTACTGGAACCTGCTGTCGAACCAGAAGTTGCGCTGGACGAATTCCAGTTGGCAGTGCTGGAAGAGCAAGCCCGAGACGCGCAGGTCGTGGTGCCGATTACGCCGGTTGTAGCTGCCCCTGCCCCTGTCGTGGTCGAACCGGTGGTGGAAGTGCACCTGCCACCGAGCACCACGCCGCCGCCGGTGACCGGTGATGATCGCCCGAGCTGGGCTGCCGAACCGTTCGAGTGCCTGCTGTTCGACGTCGCCGGGTTGACCCTGGCAGTGCCGCTGGTGTGCCTTGGGTCGATTTATTCCCTGGAAGGCCAGGAGCTGACGCCGCTGTTCGGGCAACCGGAGTGGTTCCTCGGCATCCTGCCCAGTCAGGCAGGCAACCTCAAAGTCCTGGATACCGCACGGTGGGTCATGCCTGATCGCTACCGCGATGATTTCCGCCAGGGCCTGCAATACGTGATCTCGGTGCAGGGCTACGAGTGGGGGCTGGCGGTGCATCAAGTCAGCCGTTCGTTGCGCCTGGACCCGAACGAAATCAAATGGCGCAGCCACCGGGGCCAACGGCCTTGGCTGGCGGGCACCGTGATCGAACACATGTGCGCGTTGCTCGACGTCGCCGAACTGGCCGAGTTGATCGCCAGCGGCGCCGTCAAAACGATGCCGGTGACTAAACGCAGTTGA
- a CDS encoding chemotaxis protein CheA translates to MSFGADEEILQDFLVEAGEILEQLSEQLVELESRPDDANLLNAIFRGFHTVKGGAGFLQLHELVECCHIAENVFDILRKGERHVDSELMDVILEALDAVNGMFSEVRERAPITAATPELLAALARYAEPADLSAAPVAEAAPEPVAEPEADVTDSEFEQLLNSLSAVKAEAEAPAAPVAAPTSEDITDAEFESLLDQLHGKGQFAADAVVPTAAPVAPAANANASTDITDDEFEALLDQLHGKGTFVADALPEVAATAAAPAAANAAPAGDGLISDHEFESLLDELHGKGKFSEVAPAAAAATAAPVAAKAAAPVPAAKPAPAPAAAPAPARAAAAPVAEKPASEAETTVRVDTARLDDIMNMVGELVLVRNRLVRLGLSSGDEAMQKAVSNLDVVTADLQTAVMKTRMQPIKKVFGRFPRLVRDLARQLKKEINLELVGEETDLDKNLVEALADPLVHLVRNAVDHGVETPEEREASGKSRGGKVILAAEQEGDHILLSITDDGKGMDPTILRNIAVKRGVMDKDAADRLTDTECYNLIFAPGFSTKTEISDVSGRGVGMDVVKTKISQLNGSINIYSTKGQGSKIVIKVPLTLAIMPTLMVMLGNQAFAFPLVNVNEIFHLDLSRTNVVDGQEVVIVRDKALPLFYLKRWLVASAKHEEQREGHVVILSVGTQRIGFVVDQLVGQEEVVIKPLGKMLQGTPGMSGATITGDGRIALILDVPSMLKRYAARRI, encoded by the coding sequence ATGAGCTTCGGCGCCGATGAAGAAATCCTTCAGGATTTCCTTGTAGAGGCCGGCGAAATTTTAGAGCAGTTGTCCGAGCAACTGGTCGAGCTGGAAAGCCGACCGGATGATGCGAACCTGCTCAATGCAATTTTTCGCGGTTTTCACACTGTAAAAGGGGGCGCCGGCTTCCTCCAGCTCCATGAGCTGGTGGAGTGCTGCCACATCGCCGAGAACGTGTTCGACATCCTGCGCAAGGGTGAGCGTCATGTTGATTCGGAATTGATGGACGTGATTCTCGAAGCACTGGATGCGGTCAATGGCATGTTCAGCGAAGTCCGCGAACGTGCCCCGATCACTGCCGCCACGCCGGAACTGCTGGCAGCCCTGGCGCGTTACGCAGAGCCTGCCGATTTGTCGGCGGCGCCGGTGGCTGAAGCTGCGCCGGAACCTGTGGCAGAGCCCGAAGCGGATGTAACCGACAGCGAGTTCGAACAACTGCTCAACTCCCTCAGTGCCGTGAAGGCCGAGGCCGAGGCACCTGCGGCGCCCGTCGCCGCGCCAACCAGCGAAGACATCACCGACGCTGAGTTCGAATCCCTGCTCGATCAATTGCACGGCAAAGGCCAGTTTGCGGCCGACGCCGTCGTGCCGACCGCTGCGCCAGTCGCGCCGGCAGCCAACGCCAACGCCAGTACCGACATTACCGACGACGAATTCGAAGCACTGCTCGACCAACTGCACGGCAAGGGCACCTTCGTGGCCGACGCGTTGCCGGAAGTCGCCGCCACGGCCGCAGCGCCTGCCGCCGCCAATGCAGCACCGGCTGGCGATGGTTTGATCTCCGATCACGAGTTCGAATCGTTGCTGGACGAATTGCACGGCAAGGGCAAGTTCAGCGAAGTGGCCCCGGCCGCAGCGGCTGCGACCGCAGCACCGGTTGCCGCCAAAGCCGCAGCGCCGGTACCGGCCGCCAAGCCTGCACCCGCTCCAGCTGCCGCCCCTGCGCCGGCGCGTGCCGCTGCAGCGCCGGTAGCCGAGAAACCGGCCAGTGAAGCCGAAACCACCGTGCGGGTTGATACCGCACGCCTGGACGACATCATGAACATGGTCGGCGAACTGGTATTGGTGCGTAACCGCCTGGTGCGCCTGGGCCTGAGCAGCGGCGATGAAGCCATGCAAAAGGCGGTGTCCAACCTTGACGTGGTGACTGCCGACCTGCAAACCGCTGTGATGAAAACGCGGATGCAGCCGATCAAGAAAGTCTTCGGCCGCTTCCCGCGCCTGGTTCGCGACTTGGCGCGCCAGTTGAAGAAAGAGATCAACCTGGAACTGGTGGGTGAAGAAACCGACCTCGACAAAAACCTTGTCGAGGCCCTGGCCGACCCGCTGGTCCACTTGGTGCGCAATGCCGTCGACCACGGCGTCGAAACCCCGGAAGAGCGCGAAGCCTCGGGCAAGTCCCGTGGCGGCAAGGTGATCCTGGCGGCGGAGCAAGAAGGCGACCACATCCTGCTGTCGATCACCGATGACGGCAAAGGCATGGACCCGACCATCCTGCGCAACATCGCGGTCAAGCGTGGTGTGATGGACAAGGACGCCGCCGACCGCCTGACCGACACCGAGTGCTACAACCTGATCTTCGCTCCGGGCTTCTCGACCAAGACCGAGATTTCCGACGTGTCCGGCCGTGGCGTCGGCATGGACGTGGTGAAGACCAAGATCAGCCAGCTCAACGGCTCGATCAACATCTACTCGACCAAGGGCCAAGGCTCGAAGATCGTCATCAAGGTGCCGTTGACCCTGGCGATCATGCCTACCCTGATGGTGATGCTGGGCAACCAGGCCTTCGCCTTCCCGCTGGTCAACGTCAACGAAATCTTCCACCTCGACCTGTCGCGCACCAACGTGGTGGACGGCCAGGAAGTGGTGATCGTGCGCGACAAGGCGTTGCCCCTGTTCTACCTCAAGCGCTGGCTGGTGGCATCGGCCAAGCATGAAGAGCAGCGCGAAGGCCATGTGGTGATTCTCTCTGTGGGCACCCAGCGTATCGGCTTTGTGGTCGATCAACTGGTGGGCCAGGAAGAAGTGGTCATCAAGCCTTTGGGCAAAATGCTGCAGGGAACCCCGGGCATGTCGGGCGCGACCATCACCGGTGACGGTCGGATCGCGCTGATTCTCGATGTCCCGAGCATGCTCAAGCGTTACGCCGCTCGGCGTATTTGA
- a CDS encoding chemotaxis response regulator CheY, translating into MKILIVDDFSTMRRIIKNLLRDLGFTNTVEADDGITAIPILNSGSIDFLVTDWNMPGMTGIDLLRHVRADEKLRSLPVLMVTAEAKREQIIEAAQAGVNGYVVKPFTALALKEKIEKIFERIHG; encoded by the coding sequence ATGAAAATCCTCATCGTTGATGACTTCTCAACGATGCGGCGGATCATAAAAAACCTGTTGCGTGACCTTGGGTTCACTAACACGGTCGAGGCGGATGACGGCATTACGGCGATTCCGATCCTCAACAGCGGGAGCATCGACTTTCTGGTAACAGACTGGAACATGCCGGGCATGACCGGTATCGACTTGCTGCGCCACGTGCGCGCCGACGAAAAACTGCGCAGCCTGCCTGTGCTGATGGTAACCGCCGAAGCCAAGCGTGAGCAGATCATCGAAGCCGCCCAAGCGGGGGTCAACGGTTACGTGGTCAAACCATTCACTGCATTGGCCTTGAAAGAGAAGATCGAAAAAATCTTCGAACGCATCCACGGCTAA
- a CDS encoding DUF2802 domain-containing protein — protein MFLEAAVIVLALLWAGTLAFLLRYVRQQRELLMQQAERDAVRDRRILELVKRVDHYQQSAVRVGDEVHELRAILAPLPDKLAQIEQRDPSSLSFAQAAKLVGMGATVDELTQSCGLTQAEAQLMSKLHKS, from the coding sequence TTGTTCCTTGAGGCCGCGGTGATCGTCCTGGCTCTGTTGTGGGCCGGGACCCTGGCATTTCTGTTGCGCTATGTGCGTCAGCAGCGCGAACTATTGATGCAGCAGGCTGAGCGTGATGCGGTGCGTGACCGGCGCATTCTTGAGCTGGTCAAGCGCGTTGATCATTACCAGCAGAGTGCGGTGCGGGTCGGGGATGAGGTGCATGAGCTGCGCGCAATCCTCGCGCCGTTGCCGGACAAGCTGGCACAGATCGAGCAACGCGATCCTTCAAGCCTGTCGTTTGCCCAAGCGGCGAAGTTGGTGGGGATGGGGGCTACGGTGGATGAGCTGACCCAGTCTTGCGGGCTGACCCAGGCTGAAGCGCAGTTGATGAGCAAGTTGCACAAGAGCTGA